In Mariluticola halotolerans, one DNA window encodes the following:
- a CDS encoding carbohydrate ABC transporter permease produces MTDLSTPKGRSRAAANLSLTLVALAFLAPMLWVVLAAFDTEATLAIKMPARWSLGNFGSILTENVTIRPFFNSLIISAGTSALVVFIALFAGYPLSRYKLRYGTHYIYVIVFASALPVTAIMVPIYVMFVHIGMVDTLLGVIIFRAASELPFAIWLMKGFMDAIPTDLEEAAWVEGASRLQGVTAIMLPLLAPGLATIFILSFIENWGNFFVPFILLQTRENYPMAVSLYSFFGEYGEAVYGQLAAFALIYTAPSLLVYFLVRKPLQSGGLRLGGAVKA; encoded by the coding sequence ATGACTGACCTCTCCACTCCCAAGGGCCGCAGCCGCGCCGCCGCCAACCTGTCGTTGACCCTTGTCGCGCTGGCCTTTCTGGCCCCGATGCTCTGGGTGGTTCTGGCGGCATTCGATACCGAGGCAACGCTGGCAATCAAGATGCCCGCACGCTGGAGCCTGGGCAATTTCGGGTCCATCCTCACCGAGAATGTGACCATCCGCCCGTTCTTCAACAGCCTGATTATTTCGGCGGGCACCTCGGCGCTGGTGGTGTTTATTGCGCTTTTTGCCGGCTATCCCCTGTCGCGCTACAAGCTGCGCTATGGCACCCACTATATCTATGTCATCGTTTTTGCGAGCGCCCTGCCCGTTACCGCGATCATGGTGCCGATCTATGTGATGTTTGTACATATCGGCATGGTCGATACGCTTTTGGGTGTCATCATCTTCCGCGCCGCCTCTGAATTGCCGTTTGCGATCTGGCTGATGAAGGGCTTTATGGACGCAATCCCCACAGATCTGGAGGAAGCCGCCTGGGTCGAGGGTGCCTCCCGCCTGCAGGGCGTGACCGCGATCATGCTGCCGCTATTGGCGCCCGGTCTCGCGACGATCTTCATTCTCAGCTTCATTGAGAACTGGGGGAATTTCTTTGTGCCGTTTATCCTTTTGCAGACGCGCGAGAACTATCCCATGGCGGTGTCGCTCTACAGTTTCTTTGGCGAATATGGTGAAGCGGTCTACGGCCAGCTGGCGGCCTTCGCACTGATCTATACCGCGCCGTCCCTTCTGGTCTACTTCCTGGTGCGCAAACCCTTGCAAAGCGGTGGCCTGCGCCTCGGCGGTGCAGTCAAGGCATAG
- a CDS encoding ROK family protein, with product MSQNTHGTPVVLAIDIGATKMAVGVVDSEGGVLFQAREPSPRSVTNSLALIDELSGRMLQRAHAHGARVDGVGIACGGPLDLERGLVLTPPNLPDWDAVPIRDRLAAAAGVPAYLQNDAAAGAIATFLWDNPGHVKDVTYITVSSGVGCGVITNGTLLTGHSGNGGELGHMPLVFDGRRCKCGLSGCVEAYVSGTSIGERFSEENGGPPATAQQIAASAAAGDPVALAHWTGSMRMLRRTVRAAVDVFDPALLCLGGGVTDARSDLLAPAVTFDEGGMSAAVGRGLCVRRTLFGRDSGVLSAAAVAWNEMGAANGRRVALREKE from the coding sequence GTGTCGCAAAATACTCATGGTACCCCCGTCGTTCTCGCCATCGACATCGGGGCGACAAAAATGGCGGTCGGTGTGGTTGATTCTGAGGGGGGCGTCCTGTTTCAGGCGCGCGAGCCTTCGCCCCGTTCAGTGACCAACAGCCTTGCTCTTATTGACGAGCTTTCTGGCCGGATGCTGCAAAGGGCGCATGCGCATGGCGCGCGCGTTGATGGCGTGGGTATTGCCTGCGGCGGTCCGCTGGATCTTGAACGGGGTCTGGTGCTGACGCCGCCCAATCTCCCCGACTGGGATGCTGTCCCCATTCGCGACCGGCTCGCCGCCGCGGCCGGCGTGCCTGCCTATTTGCAGAATGACGCTGCCGCCGGCGCGATTGCGACCTTCCTCTGGGACAATCCAGGTCACGTGAAGGATGTCACCTATATCACTGTGTCGTCAGGTGTCGGCTGCGGGGTCATCACCAATGGCACCCTGCTGACCGGGCATTCCGGCAATGGCGGTGAGCTGGGCCATATGCCGCTGGTTTTCGATGGGCGGCGCTGCAAATGCGGCCTGTCAGGCTGTGTGGAAGCCTATGTGTCGGGCACCTCGATCGGCGAGCGTTTCTCGGAAGAAAATGGTGGCCCACCGGCAACGGCCCAGCAGATCGCGGCCAGCGCGGCTGCGGGTGATCCGGTTGCGCTCGCGCACTGGACCGGCTCCATGCGCATGCTGCGCCGGACCGTGCGCGCGGCGGTCGATGTGTTCGATCCGGCGCTGCTTTGTCTCGGTGGCGGTGTCACGGACGCCCGCAGCGACCTGCTGGCGCCAGCTGTTACTTTTGATGAGGGCGGCATGTCGGCGGCGGTCGGTCGGGGGCTGTGCGTGCGCCGGACGCTGTTTGGCCGCGACTCGGGCGTTCTGTCCGCAGCGGCGGTTGCCTGGAATGAAATGGGTGCGGCGAACGGCAGGCGCGTGGCACTGCGCGAGAAGGAGTGA
- a CDS encoding carbohydrate ABC transporter permease yields MAAETSISGRVSSLTTKLIRVLPLVPATLMILGFFLVPILWAIYASLTNQGLSGANARNPQFIGFENYYYLFTDTRTWEALSRTAIFVCLSVFGQNVVGFLIAYGRQAASSLIQNTVSTIVIIAWVVPEVVAGFLWYTFLRGDDAGMNQILSLLGMQKQAWLLTSPMAAVIVINIWRGCAFSMLVYNAALQDVPSEVLEAAEIDGAGGFHKVFGMILPIIRPVIAINVVLTTLNTLGVFGLIWITTAGGPGTQSETLPLLMYNQAYDFGMIGYGSAIAVLLLAFGVIASLFYVRLFRVGATRND; encoded by the coding sequence ATGGCGGCCGAGACCAGCATATCGGGACGCGTGTCCTCTTTGACAACCAAGTTGATCCGCGTTTTGCCGCTGGTCCCGGCCACTTTAATGATCCTGGGGTTTTTCCTGGTCCCGATCCTTTGGGCAATCTATGCCTCGCTGACAAACCAGGGCCTGTCGGGTGCCAATGCCCGCAACCCGCAATTTATCGGGTTTGAGAACTACTATTATCTGTTCACCGACACACGGACATGGGAGGCATTGTCGCGCACCGCGATCTTTGTCTGCCTGTCCGTGTTCGGGCAGAATGTGGTCGGCTTTCTGATTGCCTATGGCCGGCAAGCCGCTTCCTCACTTATTCAAAACACCGTCTCAACAATCGTCATTATCGCCTGGGTCGTTCCCGAGGTGGTGGCCGGATTTCTCTGGTACACTTTCCTGCGCGGTGACGATGCCGGCATGAACCAGATTCTGAGCCTTTTGGGCATGCAAAAGCAGGCCTGGCTGCTCACCTCCCCCATGGCGGCGGTTATCGTCATCAATATCTGGCGTGGTTGCGCCTTCTCGATGCTGGTCTACAACGCGGCGCTGCAGGATGTGCCAAGCGAAGTGCTTGAGGCCGCCGAGATCGATGGTGCCGGCGGGTTCCACAAGGTTTTCGGCATGATCCTGCCGATCATCCGGCCTGTTATTGCGATCAATGTCGTTTTGACGACCCTCAATACGCTCGGCGTGTTTGGCCTGATCTGGATTACCACTGCCGGTGGTCCGGGCACCCAGTCGGAAACGCTGCCCTTGCTGATGTACAATCAGGCCTATGATTTCGGCATGATCGGTTACGGCTCGGCCATTGCCGTCCTGCTGCTGGCTTTCGGTGTCATCGCGTCGCTGTTTTATGTTCGCCTCTTCCGCGTAGGAGCCACCCGGAATGACTGA
- a CDS encoding extracellular solute-binding protein, whose amino-acid sequence MKNTHILSASVFALAAASATVGYAADGELRVVYREAPYLNAVMESAEAGFEAANPGIDVKLEPISSSSRDYYTKVSLMNQSASTAPDVIYEDGYNVTADAAAGFLAPLDARVANWDDWGKFVEIAKQNGTSFVDGKLYAIPMGTDTQAIWFNRNVLAKAGLPADWQPKTWQDILDAAAKIKAAVPDAIPLNLYVTKAGGEASTMRGLMNLLSGTPGALSATLYDPAEGKWVVGSQGMRDTLQFLKTAYESGYLASDNDLQDGNFQNVLVEQHVPADKVGMFIDGSWIWSRWSELGTAPWADWTTTVGMAKIPTQNGEGNGFTSMSGGWTIAMSAHAEDKDAAFEFLTTVANYENSLKYSVLSGAVGVREDVISDPEFLDANPTGEFFSSLVAVTNFRPAVEVYPQVSSLIQETMEAVTVGGTSVEDAMERFDSQIARLVGRANVKSAE is encoded by the coding sequence ATGAAAAACACTCATATCTTAAGCGCATCCGTTTTTGCATTGGCGGCCGCATCTGCCACCGTCGGCTATGCAGCCGATGGTGAATTGCGTGTCGTTTATCGCGAAGCGCCGTATCTCAATGCGGTGATGGAATCAGCCGAGGCCGGCTTTGAAGCTGCCAATCCAGGCATTGACGTAAAGCTGGAGCCAATCAGCTCGTCATCCCGCGATTACTACACAAAAGTATCGCTGATGAACCAGTCGGCTTCCACGGCGCCCGACGTCATTTACGAAGACGGTTATAACGTGACCGCAGATGCCGCCGCGGGCTTCCTTGCCCCGCTGGACGCGCGCGTTGCCAATTGGGACGACTGGGGCAAGTTCGTCGAGATCGCCAAACAGAACGGCACCTCCTTTGTTGATGGCAAGCTCTATGCAATCCCGATGGGCACCGACACGCAGGCGATCTGGTTCAACCGGAACGTGCTTGCCAAAGCCGGCCTGCCCGCCGACTGGCAGCCAAAGACCTGGCAGGACATTCTCGATGCCGCCGCCAAGATCAAGGCCGCAGTGCCGGACGCGATCCCGCTGAACCTTTATGTCACCAAGGCCGGCGGCGAAGCCTCGACCATGCGCGGGTTGATGAACCTGCTCTCGGGCACACCCGGTGCCTTGTCCGCAACGCTTTACGATCCGGCAGAAGGCAAATGGGTTGTCGGCTCGCAGGGGATGCGCGACACATTGCAATTCCTCAAGACCGCGTATGAAAGCGGCTATCTTGCCTCCGACAATGACCTGCAGGACGGCAATTTCCAGAACGTTCTGGTCGAACAGCACGTTCCCGCCGACAAGGTTGGCATGTTCATCGACGGCAGCTGGATCTGGTCCCGTTGGTCGGAGCTGGGCACTGCACCCTGGGCTGACTGGACCACAACCGTGGGCATGGCCAAAATTCCGACACAGAACGGCGAAGGCAATGGCTTCACCTCCATGTCGGGCGGCTGGACAATTGCGATGAGCGCCCATGCCGAAGACAAGGATGCCGCGTTTGAATTCCTCACCACTGTCGCCAATTACGAGAACAGCCTGAAATATTCGGTTCTGTCCGGTGCGGTTGGTGTGCGTGAAGACGTGATCTCCGATCCGGAATTCCTCGATGCCAACCCAACGGGTGAATTCTTCTCTTCCCTCGTGGCGGTTACCAATTTCCGCCCGGCGGTCGAGGTCTATCCGCAGGTCTCCTCGCTCATTCAGGAAACCATGGAAGCCGTCACAGTTGGTGGTACAAGCGTCGAAGATGCTATGGAACGTTTTGACAGCCAAATCGCACGCCTTGTTGGCCGTGCCAACGTGAAATCCGCGGAGTAA
- a CDS encoding alpha-mannosidase has translation MNAEKNRFDRLYMVGHAHLDPVWLWRWTEGYQEARATLHAAVKLLAENPDYVFTFEQMAVIEWIRESDPKLFEKLQELVAAGRIALVGGWWVEPDCNLPSLEAFVRQGLLGQRYLLEHFGGIATVGLNADPFGHSAVLPQILQGQRIGGYCFLRPGPHETAMAHTVFDWQGMGGASVLAYRIPHEYCSTSEAIDDHLNAAVSKIAPSVNSEAMVFYGVGNHGGGPTRRNLESIARIDAEGHHGRLTMSGPGRYLDMVRDSDQKIPQWQGELQRHAAGCYAAHAKIKQLNLKAEAILVEAERYATLTARRGAMSYPAEALTAAWKDLLFNQFHDILPGSSLKVCYDDAEHQVGGVIAAADRIINLAMQTTARDIAIPEDEKSQPVVLFNPHPYPVDVTAELELSFLPGDWALTDEAGTPVEWQKIRADATIQEKDIFRDRLRGRIAFGATLPALGYKLYRLHQVAERPVVKTTSVKAAGLTMENAHLRVTIDPATGWLSELVTLADGRNYAPQPGAVHTVVTPDQSDTWGHRVESYVAEGNAFEIEDVRLIDEGPVRSAIRVTSRYGQSRLTEHFVLDAGARALEIRCELDWRETLSVLKLRYPSAISADKALYQMQHGALERPADANEYPGQRWVSVAGNGQRLTVINNAKYAYDCDKGDIGITAARSPVYAWHDPRELRDNEHYHYQDQGLQSFTVKLLPQADDDMSEAHRLADLMLTPPRLMMESFHPGTLPAETAGISGLETVRGLRLTAIKAWEDDPEGLVIRLANDTQESVAAQLVLHFRDDFELPVTLGPEEIATWVIPADGAAFKADLLEFAVDRDLPHLSKGV, from the coding sequence ATGAACGCTGAGAAAAACCGGTTCGACCGCCTTTATATGGTTGGCCATGCGCATCTTGATCCGGTCTGGCTCTGGCGCTGGACCGAGGGCTATCAGGAAGCCCGCGCGACACTGCATGCGGCGGTCAAACTGCTGGCTGAGAACCCCGATTACGTCTTCACCTTCGAACAGATGGCGGTGATCGAGTGGATCCGCGAAAGCGATCCGAAGCTTTTCGAAAAACTGCAGGAACTGGTGGCCGCGGGCCGCATCGCCCTGGTGGGCGGCTGGTGGGTCGAGCCGGATTGCAACCTGCCCTCGCTGGAAGCCTTTGTCCGGCAGGGTCTTTTGGGTCAGCGTTATTTGCTGGAGCATTTCGGCGGCATTGCAACGGTCGGCCTCAATGCCGATCCCTTCGGCCATTCCGCCGTTCTGCCTCAAATTCTGCAGGGCCAGAGAATCGGCGGCTATTGCTTCCTGCGCCCCGGTCCCCACGAGACGGCGATGGCGCACACAGTATTCGACTGGCAGGGCATGGGCGGCGCAAGCGTTCTCGCCTACCGCATTCCGCATGAATATTGCTCGACCTCAGAAGCCATTGACGACCATCTCAACGCCGCCGTGTCCAAGATCGCACCAAGCGTTAATAGTGAGGCGATGGTGTTCTACGGCGTTGGTAACCATGGCGGCGGTCCCACCCGGCGCAATCTGGAAAGTATTGCGCGCATTGACGCTGAGGGCCATCACGGCCGGCTGACCATGTCCGGTCCCGGGCGCTATCTCGATATGGTGCGCGACAGTGACCAGAAGATACCCCAATGGCAGGGCGAATTGCAGCGCCACGCGGCAGGTTGTTATGCCGCGCACGCCAAAATCAAACAGCTCAATCTGAAGGCCGAAGCCATTCTGGTTGAGGCCGAGCGCTATGCAACGCTGACCGCGCGCCGCGGGGCGATGAGCTATCCCGCCGAGGCATTGACCGCGGCCTGGAAGGATCTCCTTTTCAACCAGTTCCACGATATCCTGCCCGGCAGTTCGTTGAAGGTTTGCTATGACGATGCAGAGCATCAGGTAGGCGGGGTGATCGCTGCCGCCGACCGGATCATCAATCTCGCCATGCAGACAACCGCCCGCGATATCGCCATCCCCGAGGATGAAAAGAGTCAGCCGGTTGTCCTGTTCAACCCGCATCCCTATCCGGTGGACGTCACGGCGGAACTCGAACTCTCCTTCCTGCCCGGCGACTGGGCGCTGACCGATGAAGCGGGTACGCCCGTCGAATGGCAGAAAATCCGCGCCGATGCGACCATTCAGGAAAAAGACATTTTCCGCGACCGGTTGCGCGGGCGCATCGCCTTTGGCGCCACCCTGCCGGCGCTGGGCTACAAACTCTATCGCCTGCATCAGGTGGCCGAGCGGCCCGTGGTCAAGACAACATCCGTCAAGGCCGCAGGCCTGACCATGGAAAACGCGCATCTGCGCGTGACCATTGATCCGGCAACCGGCTGGCTGTCTGAACTGGTGACGCTGGCCGACGGGCGCAATTATGCGCCGCAGCCGGGTGCTGTGCACACGGTGGTCACCCCCGATCAATCGGACACCTGGGGCCATCGTGTCGAGAGTTATGTGGCAGAGGGTAATGCCTTCGAAATCGAGGATGTGCGCCTGATCGATGAAGGGCCGGTGCGCAGCGCCATCCGGGTCACCTCGCGCTATGGCCAGTCGCGCCTCACCGAGCATTTCGTGCTCGACGCCGGTGCCCGCGCTCTCGAGATCCGTTGTGAACTCGACTGGCGTGAAACGCTTTCGGTACTCAAGCTGCGCTATCCATCTGCCATCAGCGCCGATAAGGCACTCTATCAGATGCAGCATGGCGCGCTTGAGCGCCCCGCCGATGCCAATGAATATCCCGGTCAACGCTGGGTCAGCGTGGCCGGAAACGGCCAGCGCCTGACCGTGATCAATAATGCCAAATACGCCTATGATTGCGATAAGGGCGATATCGGCATCACGGCGGCACGCAGCCCGGTTTATGCTTGGCACGACCCCCGTGAACTGCGTGATAATGAGCATTATCATTATCAGGATCAGGGCCTGCAGAGCTTTACGGTCAAGCTGTTGCCTCAGGCAGACGACGACATGTCAGAGGCACACCGGCTGGCCGACCTGATGCTCACGCCACCGCGCCTGATGATGGAGAGCTTTCACCCGGGCACGCTGCCCGCCGAGACCGCCGGGATTTCCGGCCTCGAGACGGTCCGAGGTCTGCGGCTGACCGCCATCAAGGCGTGGGAAGACGATCCGGAGGGTCTGGTGATAAGGCTGGCGAATGACACCCAGGAATCCGTTGCCGCGCAACTGGTCCTGCATTTCCGGGATGATTTCGAACTGCCTGTCACCCTTGGCCCCGAAGAGATCGCTACCTGGGTCATTCCGGCCGACGGTGCCGCATTCAAGGCCGATCTTCTGGAATTTGCAGTTGATCGCGACCTGCCGCATCTGTCCAAAGGGGTGTGA
- a CDS encoding D-sedoheptulose-7-phosphate isomerase, with protein MGKAMMLNELEAHFAMADKMRDKVAGIEIIATAIWQSLSGGGRLYAFGNGGSASEALHFTGELTGRYKAERAPLPAQALCADVATLTCIGNDYAFDEVFARQVKAFAGAGDIAVGFTTSGRSPNVIKGLEAARAAGAVTVIFTGEAGEAAATAADHAFVSPNAGTARVQEMHQLAMHLICARIDQFATEA; from the coding sequence ATGGGCAAGGCAATGATGCTGAATGAGCTTGAGGCGCATTTCGCGATGGCCGACAAGATGCGCGACAAGGTGGCCGGGATCGAGATCATCGCCACCGCAATCTGGCAGTCTCTCTCCGGTGGTGGCCGGCTTTACGCGTTCGGCAACGGGGGCAGTGCGTCTGAGGCACTGCATTTTACCGGCGAACTCACCGGCCGTTACAAGGCCGAACGCGCCCCCTTGCCCGCGCAGGCGCTGTGCGCCGATGTGGCGACCCTGACCTGCATTGGCAATGACTATGCGTTCGACGAGGTGTTCGCCCGGCAGGTTAAGGCTTTTGCCGGTGCAGGCGATATCGCAGTGGGCTTTACCACCAGCGGCCGTTCGCCCAATGTCATCAAGGGACTGGAAGCCGCACGCGCCGCCGGCGCGGTGACGGTCATCTTTACCGGCGAGGCCGGAGAGGCGGCAGCGACGGCGGCCGATCACGCCTTTGTTTCGCCCAACGCCGGCACGGCCCGGGTTCAGGAAATGCACCAGCTGGCCATGCATCTGATTTGCGCCCGCATTGACCAATTCGCCACGGAGGCTTGA